A part of Haliotis asinina isolate JCU_RB_2024 chromosome 10, JCU_Hal_asi_v2, whole genome shotgun sequence genomic DNA contains:
- the LOC137297759 gene encoding immunoglobulin superfamily member 22-like, with protein sequence MKVPTRLPLVMLKAPPMSLLMDLLTNLTTDNLPFVEEPLEIVKPLEDQTIDEDQTVKFTCEVSKPNIKSCWYKDGKAVSEKDGYRIETINSVHTLILDNVAEEDGGKYSIKVEDKQSEATLTVKVLPIKFVQPLADITVTEKQEIFLEVKINKPGQTPVWTFENKDVSTSKRIRLTSDGVLHRLVIESADLEDEGSYKVAFGDVESSANVFVDEEPLEIVKPLEDQTIDEDQTVKFTCEVSKPNIKSCWYKDGKAVSEKDGYRIETINSVHTLILDNVAEEDGGNYSIKVEDKQSEATLTVKVLPIKFVQPLADITVTEKQEIFLEVKINKPGQTPVWTFENKDVSTSKRIRLTSDGVLHRLVIESADLEDEGSYKVAFGDVESSANVFVDGLAYKFDH encoded by the exons ATGAAGGTTCCTACAAGGTTGCCTTTGGTGATGTTGAAAGCTCCGCCAATGTCTTTGTTGATG GACTTGCTTACAAATTTGACCACTGATAACCTACCCTTTGTAGAGGAACCACTAGAGATTGTGAAACCCCTGGAGGATCAAACCATTGATGAAGACCAGACAGTCAAATTCACATGTGAAGTGTCCAAGCCAAACATCAAATCCTGCTGGTACAAGGATGGTAAGGCTGTGAGTGAGAAGGATGGGTATCGCATAGAAACCATCAACTCAGTtcacaccttgatccttgaTAATGTTGCTGAAGAGGATGGAGGAAAATACAGCATCAAGGTGGAGGACAAACAGAGCGAAGCCACCCTTACTGTCAAAG TCCTCCCCATCAAGTTTGTCCAACCTCTGGCTGACATCAccgtcacagagaaacaggAGATCTTCCTGGAGGTGAAGATTAACAAACCAGGACAGACTCCAGTCTGGACCTTTGAGAACAAGGATGTGTCCACCAGTAAACGCATCCGTCTGACATCTGATGGTGTCCTTCACCGTTTGGTGATTGAGAGTGCTGACCTGGAAGATGAAGGTTCCTACAAGGTTGCCTTTGGTGATGTTGAAAGCTCCGCCAATGTCTTTGTTGATG AGGAACCACTTGAGATTGTGAAACCCCTGGAGGATCAAACCATTGATGAAGACCAGACAGTCAAATTCACATGTGAAGTGTCCAAGCCAAACATCAAATCCTGCTGGTACAAGGATGGTAAGGCTGTGAGTGAGAAGGATGGGTATCGCATAGAAACCATCAACTCAGTtcacaccttgatccttgaTAATGTTGCTGAAGAGGATGGAGGAAACTACAGCATCAAGGTGGAGGACAAACAGAGCGAAGCCACCCTTACTGTCAAAG TCCTCCCCATCAAGTTTGTCCAACCTCTGGCTGACATCAccgtcacagagaaacaggAGATCTTCCTGGAGGTGAAGATTAACAAACCAGGACAGACTCCAGTCTGGACCTTTGAGAACAAGGATGTGTCCACCAGTAAACGCATCCGTCTGACATCTGATGGTGTCCTTCACCGTTTGGTGATTGAGAGTGCTGACCTGGAAGATGAAGGTTCCTACAAGGTTGCCTTTGGTGATGTTGAAAGCTCCGCCAATGTCTTTGTTGATG GACTTGCTTACAAATTTGACCACTGA
- the LOC137297760 gene encoding immunoglobulin superfamily member 22-like, protein MKVPTRLPLVMLKAPPMSLLTDLLTSLTTDNLPFVEEPLEIVKPLEDQTIDEDQTVKFTCEVSKPNIKSCWYKDGKAVSEKDGYRIETINSVHTLILDNVAEEDGGKYSIKVEDKQSEATLTVKVLPIKFVQPLADITVTEKQEIFLEVKINKPGQTPVWTFENKDVSTSKRIRLTSDGVLHRLVIESADLEDEGSYKVAFGDVESSANVFVDEEPLEIVKPLEDQTIDEDQTVKFTCEVSKPNIKSCWYKDGKAVSEKDGYRIETINSVHTLILDNVAEEDGGNYSIKVEDKQSEATLTVKVLPIKFVQPLADITVTEKQEIFLEVKINKPGQTPVWTFENKDVSTSKRIRLTSDGVLHRLVIESADLEDEGSYKVAFGDVESSANVFVDEEPLEIVKPLEDQTIDEDQTVKFTCEVSKPNIKSRWYKNGKVVSEKDGYRIETINSVHTLILDNVAEEDGGNYSIKVEDKQSEATLTVKAVPVEFVQPLADMTVTEKQEIFLEVKINKPNKKAEWLP, encoded by the exons ATGAAGGTTCCTACAAGGTTGCCTTTGGTGATGTTGAAAGCTCCGCCAATGTCTTTGTTGACG GACTTGCTTACAAGTTTGACCACTGATAACCTACCCTTTGTAGAGGAACCACTTGAGATTGTGAAACCCCTGGAGGATCAAACCATTGATGAAGACCAGACAGTCAAATTCACATGTGAAGTGTCCAAGCCAAACATCAAATCCTGCTGGTACAAGGATGGTAAGGCTGTGAGTGAGAAGGATGGGTATCGCATAGAAACCATCAACTCAGTtcacaccttgatccttgaTAATGTTGCTGAAGAGGATGGAGGAAAATACAGCATCAAGGTGGAGGACAAACAGAGCGAAGCCACCCTTACTGTCAAAG TCCTCCCCATCAAGTTTGTCCAACCTCTGGCTGACATCACTGTCACAGAGAAACAGGAGATCTTCCTGGAGGTGAAGATTAACAAACCAGGACAGACTCCAGTCTGGACCTTTGAGAACAAGGATGTGTCCACCAGTAAACGCATCCGTCTGACATCTGATGGTGTCCTTCACCGTTTGGTGATTGAGAGTGCTGACCTGGAAGATGAAGGTTCCTACAAGGTTGCCTTTGGTGATGTTGAAAGCTCCGCCAATGTCTTTGTTGATG AGGAACCACTTGAGATTGTGAAACCCCTGGAGGATCAAACCATTGATGAAGACCAGACAGTCAAATTCACATGTGAAGTGTCCAAGCCAAACATCAAATCCTGCTGGTACAAGGATGGTAAGGCTGTGAGTGAGAAGGATGGGTATCGCATAGAAACCATCAACTCAGTtcacaccttgatccttgaTAATGTTGCTGAAGAGGATGGAGGAAACTACAGCATCAAGGTGGAGGACAAACAGAGCGAAGCCACCCTTACTGTCAAAG TCCTCCCCATCAAGTTTGTCCAACCTCTGGCTGACATCAccgtcacagagaaacaggAGATCTTCCTGGAGGTGAAGATTAACAAACCAGGACAGACTCCAGTCTGGACCTTTGAGAACAAGGATGTGTCCACCAGTAAACGCATCCGTCTGACATCTGATGGTGTCCTTCACCGTTTGGTGATTGAGAGTGCTGACCTGGAAGATGAAGGTTCCTACAAGGTTGCCTTTGGTGATGTTGAAAGCTCCGCCAATGTCTTTGTTGATG AGGAACCACTTGAGATTGTGAAACCCCTGGAGGATCAAACCATTGATGAAGACCAGACAGTCAAATTCACATGTGAAGTGTCCAAGCCAAACATCAAGTCTCGCTGGTACAAGAATGGAAAGGTAGTGAGTGAGAAGGATGGGTATCGCATAGAAACCATCAACTCAGTtcacaccttgatccttgaTAATGTTGCTGAAGAGGATGGAGGAAACTACAGCATCAAGGTGGAGGACAAACAGAGCGAAGCCACCCTTACTGTCAAAG CTGTACCTGTGGAGTTTGTCCAACCTCTGGCTGACATGAccgtcacagagaaacaggAGATCTTCCTTGAGGTGAAgatcaacaaaccaaacaagaaAGCAGAATG GCTTCCTTAG